A portion of the Pseudomonas koreensis genome contains these proteins:
- a CDS encoding DUF6124 family protein has protein sequence MIKPTPNPPEAEDSTSPYASTASKKLHEAAEKALDHYLKPKPDSRNSVDRGMQMFMVAPDINPEAMAIQTYETFSSVSILLLDLADSLEDKPRHLAMAIYQLSEMGLLLAEKALDQERAITTA, from the coding sequence ATGATCAAACCAACACCCAATCCCCCGGAAGCCGAAGACTCGACTTCCCCCTACGCGTCCACCGCTTCAAAGAAACTCCACGAGGCCGCCGAAAAAGCCCTCGACCACTACCTCAAACCGAAACCCGACTCACGCAACTCCGTGGACCGTGGCATGCAGATGTTCATGGTCGCACCCGACATCAATCCCGAAGCGATGGCCATTCAAACCTACGAAACCTTTTCTTCGGTCAGCATTCTGCTGCTCGACCTGGCCGACAGCCTTGAAGACAAGCCGCGACACCTGGCGATGGCGATCTATCAATTGAGCGAGATGGGGTTGTTGCTGGCGGAGAAGGCGCTGGATCAGGAGCGGGCAATCACGACGGCGTGA
- a CDS encoding PilZ domain-containing protein, giving the protein MFTDRRIERHQLPYYLRVFNSVTDKPIGFLGNVSGDGLMLISQLPMMVGADFQLRLKVPACDGSQQVIDFSACCVWCHEDATPLHYDAGFILRRAPAEFGQLVLALQQYFSFQPLPASA; this is encoded by the coding sequence ATGTTTACCGACCGCCGAATCGAACGGCATCAATTGCCGTACTACCTCAGAGTGTTCAACAGCGTCACCGACAAACCCATCGGGTTTCTCGGCAACGTGTCTGGAGACGGGCTGATGCTGATCAGTCAGTTGCCGATGATGGTCGGCGCGGATTTCCAGTTACGCCTCAAAGTCCCCGCCTGCGATGGCAGCCAGCAAGTCATCGATTTCAGCGCCTGCTGCGTGTGGTGCCATGAAGACGCCACGCCGTTGCATTACGACGCCGGCTTCATCCTGCGGCGCGCGCCGGCGGAGTTCGGGCAGTTGGTGTTGGCGTTGCAGCAGTATTTCAGTTTTCAGCCGCTGCCGGCGTCGGCCTGA
- a CDS encoding tetratricopeptide repeat protein: MRLLPIAALALSVLAVTGCTRWSMNHHLNNAYSAYERGNCEQVMLELSKVERASRARPYVWPEVSMMRGQCLERQKLYIDAVQTYQFIIASYPDSEYAYRARARLETLQSLGHYPTRSAAAVVRPTRF; the protein is encoded by the coding sequence ATGCGATTGTTGCCCATTGCCGCCCTTGCCCTCAGCGTCCTCGCCGTGACGGGCTGCACCCGTTGGTCGATGAACCACCATTTGAACAACGCTTACAGCGCCTATGAGCGGGGCAATTGCGAGCAGGTGATGCTTGAACTGTCCAAGGTCGAACGCGCCAGCCGCGCCCGCCCGTACGTGTGGCCGGAAGTGTCGATGATGCGCGGTCAGTGCCTGGAACGGCAAAAGCTCTACATCGACGCGGTGCAGACTTATCAATTCATCATCGCTTCGTACCCGGACAGCGAATACGCCTACCGCGCCCGAGCGCGTCTGGAAACTTTGCAGAGTCTGGGCCATTACCCGACGCGCAGCGCTGCTGCCGTGGTGCGCCCGACCCGTTTCTGA
- the pyk gene encoding pyruvate kinase, with the protein MSVRRTKIVATLGPASNSPEVLEQLILAGLDVARLNFSHGTPDEHKARAKLVRDLAAKHGRFVALLGDLQGPKIRIAKFANKKIELKIGDKFTFSTSHPLTEGNQQVVGIDYPDLVKDCGVGDELLLDDGRVVMRVETATATELHCVVTIGGPLSDHKGINRRGGGLTAPALTEKDKADIKLAAEMEVDYLAVSFPRDAADMEYARQLRDEAGGTAWLVAKIERAEAVADDETLDGLIKASDAVMVARGDLGVEIGDAELVGIQKKIILHARRHNKAVIVATQMMESMIQNPMPTRAEVSDVANAVLDYTDAVMLSAESAAGLYPLEAVQAMARICVGAEKHPTGKTSSHRIGKEFSRCDESIALATMYTANHFPGVKAIIALTESGFTPLIMSRIRSSVPIYAFTPHREAQARAAMFRGVYTIPFDPASLEPHEVSQKAIDELTKRGVVEKGDWVILTKGDSYHTTGGTNGMKILHVGDPQV; encoded by the coding sequence ATGTCCGTCCGTCGTACCAAAATCGTCGCTACCCTTGGCCCGGCCAGTAACTCGCCGGAAGTTCTCGAACAGCTGATTCTGGCTGGTCTGGACGTTGCCCGTCTGAACTTCTCCCACGGCACCCCCGACGAGCACAAGGCTCGCGCGAAGCTGGTGCGTGACCTCGCTGCCAAGCACGGCCGCTTCGTCGCCCTGCTCGGCGACCTGCAAGGCCCGAAAATCCGTATCGCCAAATTCGCCAACAAGAAGATCGAGCTGAAGATCGGTGACAAGTTCACCTTTTCCACCAGCCATCCGTTGACCGAAGGCAACCAGCAAGTGGTCGGCATCGACTACCCGGATCTGGTCAAGGACTGCGGTGTAGGCGACGAGCTGCTGCTCGACGACGGCCGCGTGGTGATGCGCGTCGAAACCGCCACCGCCACCGAGCTGCATTGCGTCGTGACCATCGGCGGCCCGCTGTCCGACCACAAAGGCATCAACCGTCGCGGTGGCGGCCTGACTGCGCCGGCCCTGACTGAAAAAGACAAGGCCGACATCAAGCTCGCCGCCGAAATGGAAGTCGACTATCTCGCGGTGTCCTTCCCGCGCGATGCCGCCGACATGGAATACGCCCGTCAACTGCGCGACGAGGCCGGCGGTACTGCCTGGCTGGTGGCGAAGATCGAACGCGCCGAAGCCGTGGCCGACGACGAAACCCTCGACGGCCTGATCAAGGCATCCGACGCAGTAATGGTTGCCCGTGGCGACCTCGGTGTGGAAATCGGCGACGCTGAACTGGTGGGCATCCAGAAGAAAATCATTCTGCACGCACGTCGCCACAACAAGGCCGTGATCGTCGCAACGCAGATGATGGAGTCGATGATCCAGAATCCGATGCCGACCCGCGCCGAAGTTTCCGACGTGGCCAACGCCGTGCTCGACTATACCGACGCCGTAATGCTTTCGGCTGAATCCGCCGCGGGCCTGTACCCGCTGGAAGCCGTGCAGGCCATGGCGCGCATCTGCGTCGGCGCCGAGAAGCACCCGACCGGCAAGACCTCCAGCCACCGCATCGGCAAGGAATTCAGCCGTTGCGACGAGAGCATCGCGCTGGCGACCATGTACACCGCCAACCACTTCCCGGGCGTCAAGGCGATCATTGCGTTGACTGAAAGCGGCTTCACCCCGCTGATCATGTCGCGCATCCGCTCCTCGGTGCCGATCTACGCGTTCACCCCGCACCGCGAAGCCCAGGCCCGCGCAGCCATGTTCCGTGGCGTCTACACTATTCCGTTCGACCCGGCCTCGCTGGAACCGCACGAAGTCAGCCAGAAGGCCATCGACGAACTGACCAAGCGCGGCGTCGTGGAAAAAGGCGACTGGGTCATCCTGACCAAGGGCGACAGCTACCACACCACCGGCGGCACCAACGGCATGAAGATTCTGCACGTGGGTGATCCGCAGGTCTGA
- a CDS encoding enoyl-CoA hydratase-related protein, with protein sequence MTEAILLERERGLLTLRLNRPEKKNALTRAMYSRLAEALKQADCDPEINAVLITGGAECFTAGNDIADFIQQPPSDLDSPVFHFMLNLLECRKPVIAAVAGAAVGIGTTMLLHCDLVYVSRDARLRMPFVNLGLCPEFGSSLILPRLLGQAKAAELLLLGEGFSGEQAAAWGIATEALGSGDAALSKAREVALRFDELPAEAVRISKQLMRAPDRELIRKVIEEEGALFTQRLRSPEALAALTGFIKRH encoded by the coding sequence ATGACCGAAGCCATCCTGCTGGAACGCGAGCGCGGTTTGCTGACCCTGCGCCTCAACCGCCCGGAAAAGAAAAACGCCCTGACCCGAGCGATGTACAGCCGACTGGCCGAAGCGTTGAAGCAGGCCGACTGCGACCCTGAGATCAACGCCGTGCTGATCACCGGCGGCGCGGAGTGCTTCACGGCCGGCAATGACATCGCCGACTTCATCCAGCAACCGCCGAGCGACCTCGACAGCCCGGTGTTTCATTTCATGCTCAATCTGCTCGAATGCCGCAAACCGGTGATTGCCGCTGTGGCCGGCGCAGCAGTGGGAATTGGCACGACAATGTTGTTGCACTGCGATTTGGTTTACGTCAGCCGCGACGCCCGGCTGCGCATGCCGTTCGTCAACCTGGGACTGTGTCCTGAATTCGGCTCCAGCCTGATCCTGCCGCGTTTGCTTGGACAGGCGAAAGCGGCGGAGTTGCTGTTGCTTGGCGAAGGCTTTAGCGGTGAGCAAGCGGCAGCGTGGGGGATTGCTACCGAGGCGCTGGGCAGCGGTGATGCGGCGCTGAGCAAGGCGCGGGAAGTGGCGTTGCGTTTTGATGAGTTACCGGCCGAAGCCGTGCGCATCAGCAAACAACTGATGCGAGCGCCGGATCGCGAGTTGATCCGCAAGGTGATCGAGGAGGAGGGCGCATTGTTCACCCAAAGACTGCGCTCGCCGGAAGCGTTGGCGGCATTGACCGGGTTTATCAAACGGCATTGA
- a CDS encoding iron-sulfur-binding ferredoxin reductase yields MPELRVGERHWTVEAGSNLLDALNQNGVAVPYSCRAGSCHACLVQCVQGLPADNRPDALSAEQRQQGWRLACQCQVSEDLQVHTFDPITDGRPAVVEALDWLSDSILRLRLTPQRPLRYSAGQHLVLWIGQIARPYSLASLPQEDRFLEFHLDCRQPGEFVDAARKLQIGDSIRLGELRGGALHYDPDWHTRPLWLLAAGTGLGPLFGVLREALRHNHQGAIRVIHVAHDARDHYLAKPLAALAAQRENLGVELWTAAESAAALAQLRLVSRQTLALVCGSTASVDAFAKRLYLAGLPRNQLLADVFLSRA; encoded by the coding sequence ATGCCTGAACTGCGCGTCGGTGAACGACACTGGACAGTGGAGGCGGGCAGCAACCTGCTCGATGCCCTGAACCAGAACGGCGTCGCCGTGCCCTACAGTTGTCGCGCCGGCAGTTGCCATGCCTGTCTGGTGCAATGCGTGCAGGGGCTGCCCGCCGATAATCGCCCGGACGCCTTGAGCGCCGAACAGCGCCAGCAGGGCTGGCGCCTGGCTTGTCAGTGCCAGGTGAGCGAAGACTTGCAGGTGCACACCTTCGACCCGATTACCGACGGTCGCCCGGCGGTGGTCGAAGCGCTGGACTGGCTCAGCGACAGCATCCTGCGTTTACGCCTGACACCGCAACGTCCTCTGCGCTACAGCGCCGGACAACATCTGGTGCTGTGGATCGGGCAGATTGCGCGGCCGTATTCGCTGGCGAGCCTGCCGCAAGAGGACCGATTCCTGGAGTTTCACCTCGATTGCCGCCAGCCCGGCGAATTCGTTGATGCTGCACGCAAGCTGCAGATCGGCGACTCGATTCGCCTCGGCGAACTGCGCGGCGGCGCGCTGCATTACGACCCGGACTGGCACACCCGACCGCTGTGGCTGCTGGCCGCCGGCACGGGTCTGGGGCCGTTGTTCGGCGTGCTGCGCGAGGCCTTGCGCCACAATCACCAGGGCGCCATTCGTGTCATTCACGTGGCCCATGACGCTCGCGACCATTATCTGGCCAAACCCCTCGCCGCGCTGGCCGCGCAGCGGGAAAACCTTGGCGTCGAGCTGTGGACAGCGGCCGAGTCAGCCGCCGCTTTGGCGCAACTGCGCCTTGTTTCCCGACAGACCCTGGCCTTAGTCTGCGGCTCGACGGCCAGTGTCGATGCCTTCGCCAAGCGTCTGTACCTGGCCGGATTGCCGCGCAATCAACTGCTGGCCGATGTATTTCTGTCCCGTGCTTGA
- a CDS encoding GGDEF domain-containing protein, translating into MTHNAIQRLLLKRFALAAATYGLALLLLWLAFFTGHYRQSLSGVAIGSALVVISQATLFGLFWSGRNQRFADPSLTEAQVLMGLGWQTWLIAHVDEARGAFLVFYVLILLFGLFHLTRRVFIRCALLVFFSFSAITLWDGYHLRLAEPALAALQVCILAMVLAWLVLYARFVQVSRQRQRQRRFALQAHQDTLRGMMRQLEDLVATDELTGLFNRRHFLRIASRELNALDSDVMHGLALIDLDHFKRINDLHGHAAGDQVLQAFAGVAQACLREGDVLARYGGEEFVVLLPDCDAERLTACCERLRIAFTEVELMGLQVRNLSLSAGMTLLAVGDDLDEALQRADQALYRAKRDGRNRCAAAWENVDA; encoded by the coding sequence TTGACCCATAACGCCATTCAACGCCTTTTGCTCAAACGCTTCGCCCTCGCTGCGGCCACCTACGGATTGGCTTTGCTGCTGCTGTGGCTGGCGTTTTTCACCGGGCATTACCGGCAATCGCTCAGTGGCGTGGCCATCGGCAGCGCCCTGGTGGTCATCAGTCAGGCGACGCTGTTCGGGCTGTTCTGGAGCGGTCGCAACCAGCGCTTCGCCGACCCCAGCCTGACCGAAGCGCAAGTGTTGATGGGCCTGGGCTGGCAGACCTGGCTGATCGCCCATGTCGACGAGGCGCGCGGTGCGTTTCTGGTGTTTTATGTGCTGATTCTGCTGTTCGGCCTGTTCCATCTCACGCGTCGGGTATTCATCCGTTGCGCGCTGCTGGTGTTCTTCAGTTTTTCCGCGATTACCCTGTGGGATGGTTACCACTTGCGCCTTGCCGAGCCTGCGCTCGCGGCATTGCAGGTGTGCATTCTGGCGATGGTGCTGGCTTGGCTGGTGCTGTACGCGCGCTTTGTCCAGGTCTCCCGGCAACGCCAGCGGCAGCGCCGCTTTGCCTTGCAGGCGCATCAGGACACCTTGCGCGGGATGATGCGCCAGCTCGAAGATCTGGTCGCCACCGACGAACTGACCGGGCTGTTCAATCGCCGACACTTCCTGCGCATTGCCTCGCGCGAGCTGAACGCGCTGGACAGCGACGTGATGCACGGGCTGGCGCTGATCGATCTGGACCATTTCAAACGCATCAACGACCTGCATGGTCACGCCGCCGGCGATCAGGTACTGCAAGCGTTCGCCGGTGTGGCGCAGGCCTGTCTGCGCGAGGGCGATGTGCTGGCGCGCTATGGTGGCGAAGAATTCGTGGTGCTGTTGCCCGACTGCGATGCCGAACGATTGACGGCTTGCTGCGAGCGTTTGCGCATTGCCTTCACCGAGGTTGAATTGATGGGCCTGCAAGTACGCAATTTGAGCCTGTCGGCCGGCATGACCCTGTTGGCGGTCGGTGACGATCTGGATGAGGCCTTGCAGCGCGCCGATCAGGCGCTGTACCGGGCCAAGCGTGACGGGCGCAATCGTTGTGCGGCCGCGTGGGAGAATGTCGATGCCTGA
- a CDS encoding fumarate hydratase: protein MTVIKQDDLIQSVADALQFISYYHPVDFIQAMHEAYLREESPAARDSMAQILINSRMCATGHRPICQDTGIVTVFVRVGMDVRWDGATMGLDDMINEGVRRAYNLPENVLRASILADPAGARKNTKDNTPAVIHYSIVPGNTVEVDVAAKGGGSENKSKMAMLNPSDSIVDWVLKTVPTMGAGWCPPGMLGIGIGGTAEKAAVMAKEVLMESIDIHELKARGPQNRIEEMRLELFEKVNQLGIGAQGLGGLTTVLDVKIMDYPTHAASLPVCMIPNCAATRHAHFVLDGTGPASLEAPPLDAYPEIVWEAGPSARRVNLDTLTPEDVQSWKPGETVLLNGKMLTGRDAAHKRMVEMLNKGETLPVDLKGRFIYYVGPVDPVGDEVVGPAGPTTATRMDKFTRQILEQTGLLGMIGKSERGPTAIEAIKDNKAVYLMAVGGAAYLVAQAIKKSKVLAFAELGMEAIYEFEVKDMPVTVAVDSKGESVHITGPAIWQQKISESLAVEVQ from the coding sequence ATGACCGTGATCAAGCAAGATGACCTGATTCAGAGCGTTGCCGACGCCCTGCAGTTCATTTCCTATTACCACCCCGTGGATTTCATCCAGGCGATGCACGAAGCCTACCTGCGCGAAGAATCGCCGGCGGCCCGTGATTCGATGGCGCAGATCCTGATCAACTCGCGCATGTGCGCCACCGGCCATCGCCCGATCTGCCAGGACACCGGTATCGTCACCGTGTTCGTCCGTGTCGGCATGGACGTGCGTTGGGATGGCGCCACCATGGGCCTGGACGACATGATCAACGAAGGCGTGCGTCGCGCCTACAACCTGCCGGAAAACGTCCTGCGTGCCTCGATCCTCGCCGACCCGGCGGGCGCTCGCAAGAACACCAAGGACAACACCCCGGCAGTCATTCACTACTCCATCGTTCCGGGCAACACCGTGGAAGTGGACGTGGCGGCCAAGGGCGGCGGTTCCGAAAACAAGTCGAAAATGGCCATGCTCAACCCGTCCGACTCGATCGTCGACTGGGTGCTCAAGACTGTTCCGACCATGGGCGCGGGCTGGTGCCCGCCGGGCATGCTCGGCATCGGCATCGGCGGCACCGCTGAAAAAGCCGCGGTGATGGCCAAGGAAGTGTTGATGGAATCCATCGACATTCACGAGCTCAAGGCCCGTGGCCCGCAAAATCGCATCGAAGAAATGCGTCTGGAGCTGTTCGAGAAGGTCAACCAGTTGGGCATCGGCGCCCAGGGCCTCGGCGGCCTGACCACCGTGCTCGACGTGAAGATCATGGACTACCCGACCCACGCCGCTTCCCTGCCGGTATGCATGATCCCCAACTGCGCCGCCACCCGTCACGCGCACTTTGTGCTCGACGGTACAGGTCCAGCCTCGCTGGAAGCGCCACCGCTGGACGCCTACCCGGAAATCGTCTGGGAAGCCGGCCCGTCGGCCCGTCGGGTAAATCTCGACACCCTGACTCCGGAAGACGTGCAGAGCTGGAAACCGGGCGAAACCGTGCTGCTCAACGGCAAGATGCTCACCGGTCGCGACGCCGCGCACAAGCGCATGGTCGAGATGCTCAACAAGGGTGAAACCCTGCCGGTCGACCTCAAGGGTCGCTTCATCTACTACGTCGGCCCGGTTGATCCGGTCGGTGACGAAGTGGTGGGCCCGGCCGGCCCGACCACCGCAACGCGAATGGACAAGTTCACCCGTCAGATCCTCGAGCAGACCGGGCTGTTGGGCATGATCGGCAAATCCGAGCGTGGCCCGACGGCAATCGAGGCGATCAAGGACAACAAAGCCGTGTACCTGATGGCCGTCGGCGGCGCCGCTTACCTGGTTGCGCAAGCGATCAAGAAGTCCAAGGTGCTGGCCTTTGCCGAGCTCGGCATGGAAGCGATCTACGAGTTCGAGGTCAAGGACATGCCGGTTACCGTTGCCGTGGACAGCAAAGGTGAGTCAGTACACATCACCGGCCCGGCGATCTGGCAACAGAAGATCAGCGAGAGCCTGGCGGTCGAAGTGCAGTAA